A region of Vitis riparia cultivar Riparia Gloire de Montpellier isolate 1030 chromosome 12, EGFV_Vit.rip_1.0, whole genome shotgun sequence DNA encodes the following proteins:
- the LOC117927105 gene encoding WEB family protein At1g75720, whose product METPQLSHAPNTNHHSSVDTSRPFRSVKEAVAIFGERLLAGELHSPKPFYYKHESPPRTPQAIIRYDDRELKDNENGEKHGLVSTVKKLEAELEETKVELRLLKERESETEVALASLNAELHKNMSRMAQAEAAAAAKAVALRRREGPSPTLAQILSLSERPGRRNQKERQKKMKKKPIIPLVSDLFSWKKGPSTTLHNPLYPASQLYL is encoded by the coding sequence ATGGAAACCCCACAACTTTCCCACGCCCCAAACACAAACCACCACTCATCCGTCGATACCTCCCGCCCTTTCCGCTCTGTAAAAGAGGCGGTCGCCATCTTCGGTGAGCGTCTCCTCGCCGGAGAGCTGCACTCCCCAAAGCCCTTCTATTACAAGCACGAATCCCCTCCAAGAACTCCACAAGCCATCATCAGATACGACGACAGAGAATTAAAAGATAACGAAAATGGAGAAAAGCATGGGCTTGTGAGCACTGTGAAGAAGCTTGAGGCTGAGCTGGAGGAGACAAAGGTGGAGCTGAGGCTACTAAAGGAGAGAGAGTCCGAGACGGAGGTGGCCTTGGCGTCGCTGAACGCGGAGCTCCATAAGAACATGTCGAGGATGGCGCAGGCGGAGGCGGCGGCCGCTGCAAAGGCGGTGGCGCTGAGGAGGAGGGAGGGGCCATCACCAACATTGGCTCAGATACTGAGCCTAAGTGAGAGGCCAGGTAGAAGAAATCAAAAGGAGAGgcaaaagaagatgaagaagaagccTATCATTCCTCTAGTGAGTGACTTGTTTTCTTGGAAAAAAGGGCCATCAACTACACTTCACAATCCTCTATATCCAGCCTCCCAACTATACCTTTGA